A genomic segment from Meiothermus sp. Pnk-1 encodes:
- a CDS encoding Mov34/MPN/PAD-1 family protein, which yields MLCIPKDLLASTWRHLRAEFPREGVGLWAGRLGLVTRVIPLPNVDPKPHQGYEADPATLLRTLQGLEAAGLELLAIYHSHPTGPARPSLTDTAKAYWRVPYVIFALESSEVRAYRLPEEEEVRVEVED from the coding sequence ATGCTCTGCATCCCCAAAGACCTCTTGGCGTCCACCTGGCGACACCTTCGGGCGGAGTTCCCCCGCGAGGGGGTAGGGCTTTGGGCGGGCCGTCTGGGTTTGGTCACGCGGGTTATTCCGTTGCCGAATGTGGATCCCAAGCCTCACCAAGGCTACGAGGCCGATCCGGCAACACTGTTGCGGACGCTCCAAGGGCTCGAGGCAGCAGGTCTGGAGCTTCTGGCCATCTACCACTCACACCCCACCGGCCCAGCCCGCCCCAGCCTCACCGATACAGCGAAAGCCTACTGGCGGGTTCCCTACGTAATCTTCGCCCTCGAGTCAAGCGAGGTGCGGGCGTATCGCTTGCCGGAAGAGGAAGAAGTGAGGGTGGAAGTTGAGGACTGA
- the lon gene encoding endopeptidase La gives MRLELPVIPLRNTVILPHITTAVDVGRAKSKRAVEEATGADRLLFLVAQRDPEVDDPTADDLFTWGVMAVVKQAMRLPDGTLQVMVEAKNRVELLDYVAGPYLRARGEVHIEAPIENTSTARVLVDELKDAFERYVSGHKSLRLDRYQIDALKATSDPAVLADTITYYATWTVAEKQDVLEILDLEERLKKVLSMLLRDLERFDMDKRVAARVKEQMDQNQREYYLREQMKAIQKELGGEDGLSDLENLREKIEQAGMPEAVKSKALKELDRLERMQQGSPEATVARTYLDWLVEVPWNKADDEVLDIGHTRAILDEDHYGLRDVKERILEYLAVRQMTQGLDVRNKAPTLVLVGPPGVGKTSLGRSIARSMNRKFHRISLGGVRDEAEIRGHRRTYIGALPGKIIQAMKQVGVINPVILLDEIDKMSADWRGDPASAMLEVLDPEQNNTFTDHYLDVPYDLSRVFFITTANTLQSIPRPLLDRMEVIEIPGYTNLEKARIARGYLWPKQVREAGMEGKLEVTDAAINRVVDEYTREAGVRNLERELGKIARKATKNYLENKWEGLKTVDAPEVPSYLGVPKFRPDRAEKVAQIGTAQGLAWTPVGGSLLTIEAAVVPGSGKVNLTGSLGDVMKESAQAALTYLRAHAQEWGLPEDFHTKYDLHVHVPEGATPKDGPSAGITIATAIASAITRRPARMDIAMTGEITIRGKVLPIGGVKEKLLAAHQAGIYNIILPKDNQPYLQEIPEEVLKGLEVTLVEDVSEVLKIMLAAEPVPAPTPTPPADRPQPGAGA, from the coding sequence ATGCGTTTAGAACTGCCGGTCATACCGTTGCGAAACACCGTCATCCTACCTCACATCACCACTGCGGTAGATGTGGGTCGCGCCAAGTCCAAACGCGCGGTCGAGGAGGCTACGGGTGCCGACCGGCTACTGTTTTTGGTGGCCCAGCGTGACCCTGAAGTGGATGATCCCACCGCCGATGACCTCTTTACCTGGGGGGTAATGGCGGTAGTCAAACAGGCTATGCGCCTGCCCGATGGAACCTTGCAGGTGATGGTTGAGGCCAAAAACCGGGTTGAATTGCTGGACTACGTGGCTGGGCCATACCTGCGAGCCCGGGGCGAGGTCCATATCGAGGCCCCCATAGAAAACACCTCTACCGCTCGGGTACTGGTGGATGAACTCAAGGACGCCTTCGAACGCTACGTCTCAGGGCATAAATCGCTCCGGCTGGACCGCTATCAGATCGACGCCCTCAAAGCCACCTCGGATCCGGCGGTGCTGGCCGATACCATCACTTACTACGCCACCTGGACGGTGGCAGAAAAGCAGGACGTCCTCGAGATCCTTGACCTCGAGGAGCGCCTAAAGAAAGTGCTCTCGATGCTCCTGCGCGACCTCGAGCGCTTCGACATGGACAAGCGTGTAGCTGCCCGGGTCAAGGAGCAGATGGACCAGAACCAGCGCGAGTACTATCTGCGCGAGCAGATGAAGGCCATCCAGAAGGAGCTGGGTGGCGAGGATGGGCTGAGCGATCTCGAGAATCTGCGGGAGAAGATCGAGCAGGCGGGAATGCCCGAAGCGGTTAAAAGCAAAGCCCTCAAGGAGCTGGACCGGCTCGAGCGGATGCAGCAGGGCAGCCCTGAGGCCACCGTGGCCCGCACCTACTTAGACTGGCTGGTCGAAGTTCCCTGGAACAAAGCCGACGACGAGGTGCTGGATATCGGTCATACCCGGGCTATCCTCGACGAGGACCACTATGGGCTCAGGGACGTCAAGGAGCGCATCCTGGAGTACTTGGCGGTGCGCCAGATGACCCAGGGGCTCGACGTGCGCAACAAAGCCCCCACCCTGGTCTTGGTTGGGCCGCCCGGGGTGGGTAAGACCTCGCTGGGGCGCAGCATCGCCCGGAGCATGAACCGCAAGTTCCACCGCATCTCCCTGGGCGGTGTGCGCGACGAGGCCGAGATTCGCGGCCACCGTCGGACCTACATCGGCGCGCTACCCGGCAAGATCATCCAGGCCATGAAGCAAGTCGGGGTAATCAACCCGGTGATCCTCCTCGACGAGATCGACAAGATGAGCGCCGACTGGCGCGGCGACCCCGCCAGCGCCATGCTCGAAGTGCTGGACCCCGAGCAAAACAACACCTTCACCGACCACTACCTGGATGTGCCCTACGACCTCTCCCGGGTTTTCTTCATCACCACCGCCAATACGCTCCAGAGCATCCCCCGGCCCCTTCTGGACCGCATGGAAGTCATCGAGATCCCCGGCTACACCAACCTCGAAAAGGCGAGGATCGCCCGCGGCTACCTGTGGCCCAAGCAGGTCAGGGAAGCCGGGATGGAGGGCAAGCTAGAAGTCACCGATGCGGCCATCAACCGGGTAGTGGATGAGTACACCCGCGAGGCCGGGGTGCGCAACCTCGAGCGTGAACTCGGCAAAATCGCCCGCAAGGCCACGAAGAACTACCTGGAAAACAAATGGGAGGGCCTCAAGACGGTAGACGCTCCGGAGGTTCCCAGCTACCTGGGCGTGCCCAAGTTCCGCCCCGACCGCGCCGAGAAGGTGGCCCAAATCGGAACCGCCCAGGGCTTGGCCTGGACCCCTGTAGGCGGCTCGCTCTTGACCATCGAGGCCGCCGTCGTCCCCGGGAGCGGCAAGGTGAACCTCACCGGCAGCCTGGGGGATGTGATGAAGGAATCGGCCCAGGCCGCCCTCACCTACCTGCGGGCCCACGCCCAGGAGTGGGGACTCCCCGAGGACTTCCATACCAAGTATGACCTGCACGTCCACGTGCCGGAGGGGGCCACGCCCAAAGACGGTCCCAGCGCGGGCATCACCATAGCCACGGCCATTGCCAGCGCCATCACTCGCCGCCCGGCCCGCATGGACATCGCCATGACCGGGGAGATCACCATCCGGGGTAAGGTGCTCCCCATCGGGGGGGTCAAGGAAAAACTCTTGGCGGCTCACCAGGCGGGGATTTACAACATCATCTTGCCCAAAGATAACCAGCCCTATCTCCAGGAAATCCCTGAGGAAGTGCTGAAGGGGCTCGAGGTCACCTTGGTAGAGGACGTGAGCGAGGTGCTCAAGATCATGTTGGCCGCCGAACCGGTACCCGCCCCCACCCCCACTCCGCCTGCCGATCGCCCGCAGCCCGGGGCCGGAGCCTAA
- a CDS encoding DUF2461 domain-containing protein: MKRTAASGSATTYFTPELFRFLLELRYNNHRAWFQANKPRYEEHVRQPFLRFIEDFAPCLKRINPAFTAEARSLFRIHRDTRFSYDKTPYKTHAAAQFRHILGRDVHAPGFYLHLEPDNCFIAGGIWLPEPEPTLRIRQAIARWDPRWMAFKQEGPPLFQEDKLKRAPKGFDPHHPLIEELKLKSFIAGVAFREEEVCSPNFLDQVGQACQRLNPLVDFLCDVLKLPTAEAIEAPRGMS, encoded by the coding sequence ATGAAAAGAACGGCGGCCAGCGGTTCCGCAACTACCTATTTCACCCCGGAGCTTTTTCGCTTCCTCCTCGAGCTGCGCTACAACAACCATCGCGCTTGGTTTCAAGCCAACAAACCCCGCTACGAGGAGCACGTCCGGCAGCCTTTTCTTCGCTTTATCGAGGACTTCGCCCCCTGTTTGAAGCGCATCAACCCAGCCTTTACCGCCGAGGCCAGGAGCCTTTTTCGCATCCATCGCGATACCCGCTTCAGCTACGACAAAACTCCCTACAAAACCCACGCCGCAGCCCAGTTTCGCCATATCCTAGGCCGGGACGTTCACGCGCCGGGGTTTTACTTGCACCTCGAGCCCGATAACTGCTTCATCGCCGGGGGGATCTGGCTACCCGAGCCCGAGCCCACCTTGCGCATTCGCCAGGCGATCGCCCGCTGGGACCCCCGCTGGATGGCCTTCAAACAGGAAGGCCCGCCGCTGTTCCAAGAAGACAAGCTCAAGCGCGCCCCCAAGGGCTTTGATCCCCATCATCCGCTGATCGAGGAGCTCAAGCTCAAGAGCTTCATCGCCGGGGTAGCGTTCCGCGAGGAGGAGGTCTGCTCGCCGAATTTTCTAGACCAAGTCGGCCAGGCTTGCCAGCGCCTCAACCCGTTGGTGGACTTCTTGTGCGACGTGCTCAAGCTCCCCACCGCCGAAGCGATCGAAGCCCCCCGAGGAATGTCTTAG
- a CDS encoding DUF1999 domain-containing protein, which translates to MVFRDFTEADFAGLEAYERATLGEQPPHMYRCTPAALRFFSRSGHSFVALEQGRIVGFALGQALWQGDQVTVLLTRILADAQEVYQGLLGAVIKSAYDAGVYEVALHLDPAHGELKSALEAHSFVLGPKVLAVRVLGSRGQRQEVRGVLE; encoded by the coding sequence ATGGTTTTCCGCGACTTTACCGAAGCTGACTTCGCCGGGCTCGAGGCCTACGAAAGGGCTACACTAGGCGAGCAACCCCCCCATATGTACCGCTGTACCCCCGCCGCCTTGCGGTTTTTTAGCCGAAGCGGACATTCGTTTGTGGCGCTGGAGCAGGGGCGAATCGTGGGATTTGCTCTGGGGCAAGCCCTGTGGCAAGGAGACCAGGTGACGGTGCTTCTGACCCGCATCCTGGCCGATGCCCAGGAGGTCTACCAGGGTCTTCTGGGGGCGGTGATCAAGTCGGCCTACGACGCCGGGGTCTACGAGGTGGCGCTGCACCTAGACCCCGCACACGGCGAGCTAAAGTCGGCCCTCGAGGCTCACTCCTTCGTGTTGGGGCCGAAGGTCCTGGCGGTACGGGTACTGGGGAGCCGAGGGCAGCGTCAAGAGGTGCGGGGTGTCTTAGAATAG
- a CDS encoding VWA domain-containing protein, with protein MAFLSPLVLLALPVVLGLVYWLYRRRRPPERKVAGLWLWQKARRQGRSRRQLDLRLWLLLFAASCMVLALARPQLRLERPGPLVIVLDASASMAATDLAPSRLESAKRQLRTRLASSPRALLIRAGERPQAFGPAPGRTLLDALAKIAPGDPEADLPAAIALGRRLLPGAPVLVASDSPDPGAEGYLNVGGNGQNVGITAIGPGFVAFANSGPGPWEGQVVVNGRPYALKIPAGGYATLEPPSLSVQAQVSANDALTLDNQASFNRRAVRVALSEAAPALERLLALLGTVRAPANPELRFEIGTPKETPPTFTVYFARQAQAEATVLDLERTLPYLRGVELVGFRLPVPPQAPQGWRPLLIGENGEILGWYNPNGVYLPPIAALRDLPAFPVLLYNLIAPRGEARQGLLRSQETLLPRPAPSRSLPPSFVLELSPWLALLAALLLAAEYLWFQRGSRATSARLPTVSV; from the coding sequence ATGGCTTTCTTGTCCCCCCTCGTTTTGTTGGCCCTGCCGGTGGTACTGGGGTTGGTGTACTGGCTCTACCGCCGCCGCCGCCCACCCGAGCGCAAGGTAGCGGGGCTGTGGCTATGGCAGAAAGCCAGGCGTCAGGGCCGATCCCGCCGTCAGCTGGACCTGCGCCTATGGCTTTTGCTGTTTGCTGCGAGTTGTATGGTGCTGGCCCTGGCGCGCCCTCAACTTCGGCTCGAGCGGCCCGGACCGCTGGTGATCGTGCTCGATGCCTCCGCCTCGATGGCCGCCACCGACCTCGCCCCAAGCCGCTTGGAAAGTGCCAAGCGGCAACTGCGCACGCGGCTGGCCTCGAGCCCGCGGGCCCTCCTGATCCGGGCTGGGGAACGCCCTCAAGCCTTCGGCCCAGCCCCGGGGCGCACCCTCTTGGATGCGCTGGCGAAGATTGCCCCTGGCGACCCAGAGGCCGATCTTCCGGCGGCGATCGCCCTGGGCCGCCGACTTTTGCCCGGGGCGCCGGTCCTGGTGGCCTCGGATAGCCCCGACCCGGGGGCGGAAGGCTACCTGAACGTAGGGGGAAACGGTCAGAACGTCGGTATCACCGCCATCGGGCCGGGCTTTGTGGCCTTCGCCAACAGCGGGCCAGGGCCGTGGGAGGGCCAGGTGGTGGTGAACGGACGGCCATACGCGCTCAAGATTCCCGCCGGGGGGTACGCTACGCTCGAGCCGCCTTCCCTCAGCGTCCAGGCTCAAGTTTCCGCCAACGACGCCCTTACCCTCGACAACCAGGCCTCCTTCAACCGCCGGGCGGTACGGGTGGCCCTCTCGGAAGCGGCCCCGGCCCTCGAGCGCCTGCTGGCCCTGCTCGGTACGGTGAGGGCACCGGCCAATCCCGAGCTTCGCTTCGAAATCGGCACCCCTAAGGAGACGCCCCCTACCTTCACCGTGTACTTCGCCCGCCAGGCCCAGGCGGAGGCTACCGTGCTGGACCTCGAGCGCACCCTGCCTTACCTGAGGGGGGTGGAGTTGGTGGGCTTTCGGCTTCCGGTTCCCCCCCAGGCTCCGCAGGGCTGGCGGCCTTTGCTCATCGGGGAAAACGGGGAAATCCTGGGCTGGTACAACCCGAACGGAGTTTACCTACCCCCCATTGCCGCCCTGCGCGACCTACCGGCCTTCCCGGTGCTGCTATACAACCTGATCGCTCCACGCGGCGAAGCCCGCCAAGGCCTGCTGCGCTCACAGGAGACCTTGCTCCCCCGCCCCGCTCCAAGCCGTTCCCTCCCGCCGAGTTTTGTGCTCGAGCTGAGCCCCTGGTTGGCCCTACTGGCGGCCCTTCTTCTGGCCGCCGAATACTTGTGGTTCCAGCGTGGTTCGAGGGCGACGTCTGCCCGTTTGCCAACGGTTAGCGTTTAG
- the preA gene encoding NAD-dependent dihydropyrimidine dehydrogenase subunit PreA, whose translation MADLRIHFAGIKSPNPFWLASAPPTNSGAQIHKAFEAGWGGAVWKTIGAPVLNVSNRYGAWHYGSQKMLAINNVELISDRPLEVNLREIRDVKRHWPDRAVIVSAMVESTPEAWREIVMRIEDTGADGIELNYGCPHGMSERGMGSAVGQVPEYCEQITSWVTSVAKIPVIVKLTPNITNISYPAKAAVAGGAQAISLINTINSIIGVDLDTLEITPNIGGKGGHGGYAGPAVKPIALHLLSQVATTPEVAQSGIPISGMGGISTWRDAAEFLLLGASSLQVCTAVMHYGYRIIEDLCDGLSAWMDAKGFKTVDEVVGKSLWRISDFKDFDLSFRAVARIDPDKCIKCNLCYVACNDTAHQCIDLVDSSGKVVPPYRYDVRSNGKHEAISTRPQPVVREEDCVGCRLCHNVCPVEGCIEMVELPSGRASITWDQLTRERPEVGTDWEAMERYRKEVGIEIH comes from the coding sequence ATGGCTGACCTTCGCATCCATTTCGCGGGCATCAAGTCCCCCAATCCCTTCTGGCTGGCCTCGGCCCCGCCGACCAACTCGGGGGCCCAGATCCACAAGGCCTTCGAGGCGGGCTGGGGCGGGGCGGTGTGGAAGACCATCGGGGCTCCCGTGCTCAACGTGTCCAACCGCTATGGAGCCTGGCACTACGGCTCCCAGAAGATGCTGGCCATCAACAACGTCGAGCTGATCTCCGACCGTCCTTTAGAGGTCAACCTGCGGGAGATCCGCGACGTCAAGCGCCACTGGCCCGACCGCGCGGTGATCGTCTCGGCCATGGTCGAATCCACGCCCGAGGCCTGGCGCGAGATCGTGATGCGGATCGAGGACACCGGCGCCGACGGCATCGAGCTCAACTACGGCTGCCCCCACGGCATGAGCGAGCGCGGCATGGGCAGCGCGGTGGGCCAGGTGCCCGAGTACTGCGAGCAGATCACGAGTTGGGTGACCTCGGTGGCGAAAATCCCGGTCATCGTCAAGCTCACCCCTAACATCACCAACATCTCCTACCCGGCCAAGGCCGCCGTGGCCGGAGGGGCCCAGGCCATCAGCCTGATCAACACCATCAACTCGATCATCGGGGTGGATCTGGACACGCTCGAGATCACCCCCAATATCGGCGGCAAGGGCGGGCACGGGGGCTACGCCGGGCCGGCGGTCAAGCCCATCGCCCTGCATCTGCTCTCGCAAGTAGCCACCACGCCCGAAGTAGCCCAGAGCGGCATCCCCATCAGCGGCATGGGCGGCATCTCCACCTGGCGTGACGCGGCGGAGTTTCTACTGTTAGGGGCCAGCAGCCTGCAAGTCTGCACCGCGGTCATGCACTACGGCTACCGCATCATCGAGGATCTGTGCGACGGGCTTTCGGCCTGGATGGACGCCAAGGGCTTCAAGACGGTGGACGAGGTGGTGGGCAAGAGCCTCTGGCGCATCTCCGACTTCAAGGACTTCGACCTTTCCTTCCGCGCCGTCGCCCGCATCGATCCCGACAAGTGCATCAAGTGCAACCTCTGCTACGTGGCCTGCAACGACACCGCCCACCAGTGCATCGACCTGGTGGACTCGAGCGGGAAGGTGGTGCCGCCTTACCGCTATGACGTGCGCTCGAACGGCAAGCACGAGGCCATCTCCACCCGCCCGCAACCGGTGGTGCGCGAAGAGGACTGCGTGGGCTGTCGGCTGTGTCACAACGTCTGCCCGGTGGAGGGCTGCATCGAGATGGTCGAGCTGCCTTCGGGGCGCGCGAGCATCACCTGGGACCAGCTCACCCGCGAGCGGCCCGAGGTGGGCACCGACTGGGAGGCCATGGAGCGCTACCGCAAAGAGGTGGGGATTGAGATCCACTAG
- a CDS encoding heavy-metal-associated domain-containing protein, whose product MNRVLIGVRGVEQKEQMERIVLALSKLEGVGKAVATSLGQIEVEYDAHRLTVMDLIRTVREQGFLAGML is encoded by the coding sequence ATGAACCGGGTGCTGATCGGTGTTCGCGGGGTAGAGCAGAAAGAACAAATGGAAAGGATCGTCCTTGCCCTGAGCAAGCTCGAGGGCGTAGGCAAAGCCGTCGCCACCAGCCTTGGCCAAATCGAGGTGGAATACGACGCCCACCGGCTCACCGTGATGGACCTGATCCGCACCGTGCGCGAGCAGGGGTTCTTGGCCGGGATGCTATAA
- a CDS encoding translation factor GTPase family protein, with translation MMRTLALVGHSGSGKTTLGEALLVYTGGKDRMGKVEEGSTTSDYTPEEKTHGVSVRTGVLPLEYQGHKIYLLDAPGYADFVGEIRGALEAADAAVVAVSAESGVQIGTERAWTVAERLGLARMVVVTKLEKGGDFFALLEDLRSTLGHILPAHLPIYEGGKWVGLVDVLRGRAYRYTGGKPEEIPVPEDQKAGIEKYRNEAREAIIETDEGLLEKYLGGEEVDEEGLSQAFHEAVRKGLVYPVAIGSSGAMIGLDLLLQLFLEALPSPGERFGEGPCLGKVFKVQVDPFIGHVAFVRIYRGTLKPGDTLQSEGGAVKLGHLYTAKGKDLVELPEAPAGTILAIPKAESLHRGMILWSGNRPESDEVPFARLPDPNVMMALYLENKGDEAKLGEALHKLLEEDPSLKVERNPETGEMLLWGHGDLHLETARERLADYGVKVQLKLPKIPYRETIRKVAEGQGKHKKQTGGHGQYGDVWLRLEPAPEYAFEWRITGGVIPTKYQEAIEAGIREAAKQGVLAGFPVIGFKAIVYHGSYHDVDSSDMAFQTAGSLAFKNVAPQAQPVLLEPVYNLKVFVTQDRVGDVISDLQGRRGRVLGMDQDGALTVVQAEVPLAELLEYSRVLSGMTQGTGAYSLEFSHYAEVPPHLAQKVIAQRQQTA, from the coding sequence ATGATGCGCACCCTAGCCCTAGTCGGGCATAGCGGCAGCGGTAAAACTACCCTCGGTGAAGCCTTGTTGGTCTACACCGGGGGTAAGGACCGCATGGGCAAGGTCGAAGAGGGCAGCACCACCTCGGACTATACCCCGGAGGAAAAAACCCACGGGGTATCGGTGCGCACCGGTGTGCTGCCCCTGGAGTACCAGGGGCACAAAATTTATCTGCTGGACGCTCCGGGTTATGCCGATTTCGTGGGGGAGATCCGCGGTGCGCTAGAGGCCGCGGACGCCGCGGTGGTGGCGGTCTCGGCAGAATCTGGAGTGCAAATTGGCACCGAGCGGGCCTGGACGGTAGCCGAACGGCTCGGGCTAGCCCGCATGGTGGTGGTGACAAAGCTTGAGAAAGGGGGGGATTTCTTCGCCCTGCTCGAGGACTTGCGCTCCACCTTGGGGCATATCCTCCCGGCGCACCTGCCGATCTATGAAGGAGGAAAGTGGGTGGGGCTGGTGGATGTGCTGCGCGGGAGGGCTTACCGCTACACCGGCGGCAAGCCCGAGGAGATCCCGGTCCCCGAAGATCAAAAAGCGGGGATCGAGAAATACCGCAACGAAGCCCGCGAGGCCATCATCGAGACCGACGAGGGGTTATTGGAAAAATACCTAGGCGGCGAAGAGGTAGACGAGGAGGGGCTTTCCCAGGCTTTCCACGAGGCGGTGCGCAAGGGGCTGGTGTACCCGGTGGCCATCGGCTCTTCTGGAGCCATGATCGGGCTGGACTTGCTCTTGCAGCTGTTTCTGGAAGCCCTGCCTTCTCCTGGCGAGCGCTTCGGAGAGGGTCCTTGCCTGGGCAAGGTCTTCAAGGTACAGGTGGATCCCTTCATCGGCCATGTGGCGTTTGTGCGGATCTACCGGGGAACCCTAAAGCCTGGGGACACCTTGCAATCGGAGGGCGGGGCCGTCAAGCTGGGCCACCTCTACACCGCCAAAGGCAAGGACCTGGTGGAACTCCCCGAGGCCCCCGCCGGGACCATCCTGGCTATCCCTAAGGCCGAGTCTTTGCATCGGGGGATGATCCTCTGGAGCGGGAACCGCCCGGAGTCAGACGAGGTTCCCTTCGCCCGGCTCCCTGACCCCAACGTGATGATGGCCCTGTATTTGGAAAACAAGGGCGACGAAGCCAAGCTGGGAGAGGCTTTGCACAAGCTCCTGGAGGAAGACCCTAGCCTCAAGGTCGAGCGCAACCCGGAAACCGGCGAGATGCTCTTGTGGGGTCACGGCGACCTGCACCTCGAGACCGCCAGGGAACGCCTGGCCGACTACGGGGTGAAGGTCCAGCTCAAGCTGCCCAAGATCCCCTACCGCGAGACCATCCGCAAGGTGGCCGAGGGCCAAGGTAAACACAAGAAACAAACCGGAGGCCACGGGCAGTACGGCGATGTCTGGTTGCGGCTCGAGCCCGCCCCCGAGTACGCCTTCGAGTGGCGGATCACCGGCGGGGTGATCCCCACCAAATACCAAGAGGCCATCGAGGCGGGCATCCGCGAGGCCGCCAAGCAGGGGGTGCTGGCCGGGTTCCCGGTGATCGGTTTCAAGGCCATCGTCTACCACGGCTCCTATCACGACGTGGACTCCTCGGACATGGCCTTCCAAACCGCCGGGTCGTTGGCGTTCAAAAACGTCGCTCCCCAAGCCCAACCGGTGCTGTTGGAGCCGGTGTACAACCTCAAGGTGTTTGTGACCCAAGACCGGGTAGGGGATGTGATCTCAGACCTCCAAGGCCGCCGGGGCCGGGTACTGGGGATGGATCAAGACGGGGCGCTAACGGTGGTACAAGCAGAGGTTCCGTTGGCGGAACTGCTCGAGTACAGCCGGGTGTTATCCGGCATGACCCAGGGCACCGGGGCGTATAGCCTGGAGTTCTCTCACTATGCCGAGGTTCCACCCCACCTGGCCCAAAAGGTCATCGCCCAGCGGCAGCAGACGGCTTGA
- a CDS encoding NAD(P)-dependent oxidoreductase: MDHRSIIRPEEVLAEYYPPLTDHEAAVEANRCLYCYDAPCTHACPTHIDIPKFIKKIASGNVVGAARTILEANLMGATCARVCPVQELCEGACVLNAEERPIMIGRLQRYATDYVYERGIDVFKPGPPTGKKVAVIGAGPAGLTCAGELAKLGHSVTVFEKRELPGGLSTYGIIRLREPVEVALAEVEMVRRLGVEVRTGMELGKNLSFEELRREYDAVFLGVGLGAVPAMGIPGEEHILDGLSYIEQSKLDPQGLEIGREVVVIGAGNTAIDCATIAKRLGALRVTMVYRRTDAEMTAYPHEYEFAKKEGIEFRFLTQPVRVMVEGGKVRGLECVRMELGAPDASGRPAPVPVPGSEFVLPCDQVVKAIGQEKPTLAQMLGLATERGYIKVNDDLETSLPGVYAGGDCVRAKGSASTVMAVEDGKLAAFAIHRKLLPLRAAADD, translated from the coding sequence GTGGACCATCGTTCGATCATTCGGCCCGAGGAGGTGTTGGCGGAGTACTACCCGCCGCTCACCGACCACGAGGCAGCCGTGGAAGCCAACCGCTGCCTCTACTGCTACGACGCGCCCTGTACCCACGCCTGCCCCACCCACATCGACATCCCCAAGTTCATCAAGAAGATTGCCAGCGGGAACGTGGTGGGCGCGGCCCGCACCATCCTCGAGGCCAACCTGATGGGGGCCACCTGCGCCCGGGTCTGCCCGGTGCAGGAGCTGTGTGAGGGCGCCTGTGTGCTGAATGCCGAGGAGCGGCCCATCATGATCGGGCGCTTGCAGCGCTACGCCACCGACTACGTCTACGAACGGGGCATCGACGTGTTCAAGCCCGGCCCCCCTACCGGCAAGAAGGTGGCGGTGATCGGGGCGGGGCCCGCCGGGCTGACCTGTGCAGGCGAGCTGGCCAAGCTGGGCCACAGCGTCACGGTATTTGAAAAACGCGAACTGCCTGGGGGTCTTAGCACCTACGGCATCATCCGGCTGCGCGAGCCGGTGGAGGTCGCGCTGGCCGAGGTGGAGATGGTCAGGCGGTTGGGGGTGGAGGTAAGGACCGGGATGGAGCTGGGGAAGAACCTCTCCTTCGAGGAGCTTCGCCGGGAGTACGACGCCGTCTTCCTGGGCGTGGGCCTGGGGGCGGTCCCCGCTATGGGCATCCCCGGGGAGGAGCACATCCTCGATGGCCTCAGCTACATCGAGCAAAGCAAGCTGGACCCCCAGGGCCTCGAGATAGGCCGGGAGGTGGTGGTCATCGGCGCGGGCAACACCGCCATCGACTGTGCCACCATCGCCAAGCGGCTGGGCGCCCTTCGCGTGACCATGGTCTACCGCCGCACCGACGCCGAGATGACCGCTTACCCCCACGAGTACGAGTTCGCCAAGAAGGAGGGCATCGAGTTCCGCTTCCTCACCCAGCCGGTGCGGGTGATGGTGGAGGGTGGGAAGGTGAGGGGGCTCGAGTGCGTGCGGATGGAACTGGGCGCGCCCGACGCCTCGGGTCGTCCTGCACCGGTGCCCGTACCCGGTTCGGAGTTCGTGCTGCCCTGCGACCAGGTGGTCAAGGCCATCGGGCAGGAGAAGCCCACCCTGGCCCAGATGCTGGGGCTGGCGACCGAGCGGGGCTACATCAAGGTGAATGACGACCTCGAGACCAGCCTCCCCGGCGTGTACGCGGGCGGTGACTGCGTGCGGGCGAAGGGCTCGGCCTCGACGGTGATGGCCGTGGAGGACGGTAAGCTGGCGGCCTTCGCCATCCACCGCAAGCTGCTGCCGCTCCGCGCGGCGGCGGACGACTAG